In the Theobroma cacao cultivar B97-61/B2 chromosome 1, Criollo_cocoa_genome_V2, whole genome shotgun sequence genome, one interval contains:
- the LOC108662038 gene encoding F-box/LRR-repeat protein 14-like, with product MLETVRISFSDGEFPSFSSFTLNGILSVIRNCPVRELALDHVYSFNDVGMEALCSAQHLETSELVRFQEISDKGLQLLSQFPHLCVLRLSKCLGITDDGFKTLVGSYKLDLLAVEDCPQISERAIHGAARSISFRQDLSWMY from the coding sequence ATGCTTGAAACGGTGAGGATATCTTTCTCTGATGGAGAGTTTccttcattttcatcatttactTTAAATGGAATTCTTAGTGTGATTCGAAATTGCCCAGTTCGGGAACTTGCTCTTGATCATGTCTATTCCTTTAATGATGTTGGGATGGAAGCTCTATGCTCAGCTCAGCATCTGGAAACCTCCGAGCTTGTGAGATTCCAAGAAATAAGTGATAAGGGGCTGCAGCTTTTAAGTCAGTTTCCCCACCTCTGTGTTTTGCGACTGAGCAAATGTTTGGGGATTACAGATGATGGATTCAAAACTCTTGTAGGTTCGTACAAATTGGACTTATTGGCTGTTGAGGATTGTCCTCAAATTTCTGAAAGAGCTATACATGGAGCTGCTAGATCTATATCGTTTCGGCAAGACTTGTCGTGGATGTATTGA